One segment of Mycolicibacterium sp. YH-1 DNA contains the following:
- a CDS encoding NAD(P)-dependent oxidoreductase, whose amino-acid sequence MTDAVLVTGAFGLVGSATVRRLAADGRRVVATDLDNAENRKAAAGLPAGVEVRYADLTDPAAVDALIGDVAPAAIIHLAAIIAPFCYSRPALARKVSVDATGYLVEAAKSQDPQPRIVVASSVAVYGSRNPHHITDVLSADTPMRPTDLYGTHKAEAEELVRTSSLDWVVLRLGGVLTTDISFDIKPEFLFFESALPTDGRIQTVDVRDVAAAFAAATTADCVGEILLIGGDESHRLTQGDIAVATAGAMGLVGAIPIGRPGNPDSDTDWFATDWMDTVRAQEVLNFQHFSWPDMLAETAEKAGWKRYPFRAVAPLIGFVLRRQSAYRNAPGKYADPWGAIRGKWGDPGPDRTR is encoded by the coding sequence ATGACTGACGCGGTTTTGGTGACGGGGGCCTTTGGGCTAGTGGGATCGGCGACGGTGAGACGGCTCGCCGCCGACGGGCGACGGGTGGTGGCCACCGATCTCGACAACGCCGAGAATCGCAAGGCCGCCGCCGGACTGCCAGCCGGTGTCGAGGTGCGCTACGCCGACCTCACCGACCCGGCCGCGGTGGACGCGCTGATCGGCGACGTCGCGCCCGCCGCGATAATCCACCTGGCCGCGATCATCGCACCGTTCTGCTACTCGCGGCCCGCGCTGGCCCGCAAGGTCAGTGTCGATGCCACCGGGTATCTGGTGGAGGCCGCCAAGTCACAGGATCCGCAGCCGCGGATAGTGGTGGCCTCCAGCGTCGCGGTGTACGGGTCGCGCAACCCACACCACATCACCGACGTGCTCTCGGCTGACACCCCGATGCGGCCGACGGACCTCTACGGCACACACAAGGCCGAAGCCGAGGAGCTCGTCCGCACATCGAGCCTGGACTGGGTGGTGCTGCGCCTCGGCGGCGTGCTGACCACCGATATCAGCTTCGACATCAAACCCGAGTTCCTGTTCTTCGAGAGCGCGCTGCCCACCGACGGCCGGATTCAGACCGTCGACGTGCGTGATGTCGCGGCGGCGTTCGCGGCGGCGACCACCGCGGACTGCGTCGGCGAGATCCTGCTGATCGGTGGTGACGAGTCGCATCGCCTCACCCAGGGCGACATTGCCGTCGCGACGGCGGGCGCCATGGGTCTGGTCGGCGCCATCCCGATCGGGCGCCCCGGCAACCCCGACAGTGACACGGACTGGTTCGCCACCGACTGGATGGACACAGTGCGAGCCCAGGAAGTGCTGAATTTCCAACACTTTTCGTGGCCCGACATGCTCGCCGAGACCGCGGAGAAGGCCGGCTGGAAGCGCTACCCGTTCCGCGCCGTCGCCCCGCTGATCGGCTTCGTCCTGCGCAGGCAGTCGGCCTACCGCAACGCCCCGGGCAAGTACGCGGACCCGTGGGGCGCCATCCGCGGCAAGTGGGGCGACCCAGGGCCCGACCGGACTCGCTGA
- a CDS encoding HAD family phosphatase, with protein sequence MAELATWADGVTKSAIIDFVARVTTAGPDFVPPEERVAVFDNDGTLWCEKPMYIQLDFIVRRLVEKAATDTSLAANQPYQAAVAGDLNWFGGAITKHYQGDDSDLKVLAGAVMSLHESMTVEEHAALVNAFFAEASHPTLQRNYLHCVYAPMVELLRYLETHDFTCYIASGGGRDFMRPVTSTIYGIPPERVVGSSQGLKFDGRDGRGDLLIQPTLDVFDDGPEKPVRIWNRIGRRPILAAGNSNGDDEMLMYAGRPDKPSLRLLVLHDDAEREFDYTAGAERVLDHAKQYGWTVVSLKNDWTAVFA encoded by the coding sequence GTGGCGGAGCTCGCGACTTGGGCCGACGGCGTGACGAAGTCGGCAATCATCGACTTCGTCGCCCGTGTCACGACCGCTGGACCGGACTTCGTCCCGCCTGAGGAACGCGTCGCCGTCTTCGACAACGACGGCACGCTGTGGTGTGAGAAGCCGATGTACATCCAGCTGGACTTCATCGTGCGCAGGCTGGTCGAGAAGGCAGCGACCGATACCTCGCTGGCCGCCAACCAGCCGTATCAGGCAGCGGTGGCAGGCGATCTGAACTGGTTCGGCGGAGCCATCACCAAGCACTATCAGGGTGATGACTCCGACCTCAAAGTGCTTGCCGGGGCGGTGATGTCGCTGCATGAGTCGATGACCGTCGAGGAACACGCGGCGCTGGTCAACGCCTTCTTCGCCGAGGCCAGCCATCCCACGCTGCAGCGCAACTATCTGCACTGTGTCTACGCGCCGATGGTCGAGTTGCTGCGCTACCTCGAGACGCACGACTTCACCTGCTACATCGCGTCTGGCGGTGGACGCGACTTCATGCGGCCCGTCACGTCGACGATCTACGGCATCCCGCCCGAACGCGTCGTCGGCAGCTCCCAGGGGCTGAAGTTCGACGGCCGCGACGGACGCGGCGACCTGCTGATCCAGCCGACGCTCGATGTCTTCGACGACGGGCCGGAGAAACCCGTGCGGATCTGGAACCGCATCGGCAGGCGGCCGATCCTGGCCGCGGGCAACTCCAACGGCGACGACGAGATGCTGATGTACGCGGGTCGGCCGGACAAGCCGTCGTTGCGCCTGCTGGTGCTGCACGACGATGCCGAACGCGAATTCGACTACACCGCAGGCGCGGAGAGGGTGCTGGACCACGCAAAGCAGTACGGCTGGACCGTTGTCAGTCTCAAGAACGACTGGACGGCCGTCTTTGCCTGA
- a CDS encoding arylsulfatase: MPNSQPNILVIWGDDIGISNLSCYSRGMMGYFTPNIDRIADEGMLFTDSYGEQSCTAGRSSFITGQSVYRTGMSKVGMPGVDVGLQKEDPTIAEVLKPLGYATGQFGKNHLGDLNKYLPTAHGFDEFFGNLYHLNAEEEPEHEDYPTEEEAPLLRKALVPRGVIHSWATDEDSGEVDERYGPVGRQRIEDTGPLTKLRMETIDDETTSACAEFIRRQHEAETPFFVWMNMTHMHFRTHTKPESRGQAGRWQSPYHDTMIDHDRNVGTLLDLVDELGIAEDTIVIYSTDNGPHANSWPDGATTPFRSEKATNWEGAFRIPELIRWPGKIKAGSVSNEIVQHHDWLPTFAAAAGDPDIVEKLKAGHKAGADGKTEYKVHIDGYNLLPYLTGEVDKSPRRGMIYFSDDGDVLGIRADNWKIVFMEQRCQGTLAVWFEPFTKLRAPKLFNLRTDPFEHADITSNTYWDWVIDRLYLMFYGSAIVNQFLETFKEFPPRQEPASFTINHAVEELEKFLATRGG; this comes from the coding sequence ATGCCTAATTCGCAACCGAACATCCTGGTCATCTGGGGCGATGACATCGGCATCTCCAACCTCAGTTGTTACAGCCGCGGCATGATGGGCTACTTCACCCCCAACATCGACCGGATCGCTGATGAGGGAATGCTTTTCACCGATTCCTACGGCGAGCAGAGCTGCACCGCGGGACGGTCGTCGTTCATCACCGGACAGAGCGTCTATCGCACCGGTATGAGCAAGGTCGGCATGCCCGGTGTCGACGTCGGGCTGCAGAAGGAGGACCCGACGATCGCCGAGGTGCTCAAACCGCTGGGTTACGCCACCGGCCAGTTCGGCAAGAACCACCTTGGCGACCTGAACAAATACCTGCCCACCGCACACGGATTCGACGAGTTCTTCGGAAACCTGTACCACCTCAATGCCGAGGAGGAGCCGGAGCACGAGGACTACCCCACCGAAGAGGAGGCGCCTCTGCTGCGCAAGGCTCTGGTACCGCGCGGCGTGATCCACTCCTGGGCCACCGACGAGGACTCCGGTGAGGTCGACGAACGGTACGGTCCGGTCGGCAGGCAGCGCATCGAGGACACCGGACCGCTGACGAAACTGCGGATGGAGACCATCGACGACGAGACCACGTCTGCGTGCGCGGAGTTCATCAGGCGTCAGCACGAGGCGGAAACCCCGTTCTTCGTGTGGATGAACATGACGCACATGCACTTTCGCACCCACACCAAGCCGGAGAGCAGAGGTCAGGCCGGGCGCTGGCAGTCGCCGTACCACGACACGATGATCGACCATGACCGCAACGTCGGCACGCTGCTCGATCTGGTGGACGAACTCGGGATCGCCGAGGACACCATCGTCATCTACTCCACCGACAACGGCCCGCATGCCAACAGCTGGCCCGACGGGGCCACCACCCCGTTCCGCAGCGAGAAGGCGACGAACTGGGAGGGCGCGTTCCGCATTCCGGAGTTGATCCGCTGGCCGGGAAAGATCAAGGCCGGATCGGTATCCAACGAGATTGTCCAGCATCATGATTGGCTTCCCACATTCGCAGCCGCTGCGGGTGATCCGGATATCGTCGAGAAACTCAAGGCCGGTCACAAGGCTGGCGCCGACGGCAAAACCGAGTACAAGGTGCACATCGACGGCTACAACCTGCTGCCGTATCTGACTGGCGAGGTCGACAAGAGTCCGCGGCGCGGGATGATCTACTTCTCCGACGACGGCGATGTGCTGGGCATCCGAGCCGACAATTGGAAGATCGTGTTCATGGAGCAGCGCTGCCAGGGCACGCTCGCGGTGTGGTTCGAGCCATTCACGAAGTTGCGCGCACCGAAACTCTTCAACCTGCGCACCGATCCCTTCGAACACGCGGATATCACCTCGAACACCTACTGGGACTGGGTGATTGATCGTCTGTACCTGATGTTCTACGGCTCAGCGATCGTGAACCAGTTCCTGGAGACGTTCAAGGAGTTCCCGCCGCGGCAGGAGCCGGCGTCGTTCACCATCAACCACGCGGTCGAGGAACTCGAGAAGTTCCTCGCCACTCGCGGCGGCTGA
- a CDS encoding formylglycine-generating enzyme family protein, whose protein sequence is MSDDFAWIPAQTALLGSDAHYPEEGPVREATVEGFRMQTHQVSNADFAAFVDATGYVTIAERPIDPADFPDAPPENLQPGSMVFHRTPGPVDLRHLNQWWTWTPGACWNHPRGPKSTLRNREHHPVVHVAFEDAEAYAEWAGLALPTETQWEVAARGGLSGATYTWGDAPEGPGERLANYWHGEFPYLPDTGYGTTQPVGSFTPNDYGLFDMAGNVWEWTLDWWTDTRALESCCAADSYDPNQPQFQIGRKVIKGGSFLCADSYCLRYRPAARRPQMVDTGMSHIGFRCVRA, encoded by the coding sequence GTGAGCGACGACTTCGCCTGGATTCCAGCCCAGACCGCGCTACTGGGTTCCGACGCGCACTACCCGGAGGAGGGTCCCGTCCGCGAGGCAACCGTCGAGGGTTTCCGGATGCAGACCCATCAGGTGAGCAACGCCGACTTCGCCGCGTTTGTCGACGCGACCGGCTACGTCACGATCGCCGAGCGGCCGATCGACCCAGCGGACTTCCCCGACGCTCCACCGGAGAATCTGCAGCCGGGATCGATGGTCTTTCATCGCACACCCGGTCCCGTCGACCTACGCCACCTCAACCAGTGGTGGACATGGACGCCAGGTGCGTGCTGGAACCACCCGCGCGGCCCGAAGTCCACCCTGCGCAACCGCGAGCATCATCCCGTCGTGCACGTGGCGTTCGAGGACGCCGAGGCCTACGCCGAGTGGGCGGGCCTGGCGCTGCCCACCGAGACGCAATGGGAGGTGGCCGCCCGCGGGGGCCTCTCCGGGGCGACCTACACGTGGGGCGACGCACCCGAGGGCCCGGGCGAACGACTGGCCAACTACTGGCACGGTGAGTTTCCCTATCTGCCCGACACGGGTTACGGGACAACACAACCCGTCGGCAGCTTCACGCCGAACGACTACGGCCTGTTCGATATGGCGGGCAATGTCTGGGAGTGGACGCTCGACTGGTGGACCGACACCCGTGCGCTCGAGTCCTGCTGCGCGGCGGACAGTTACGACCCCAACCAGCCGCAGTTCCAGATCGGCCGCAAGGTGATCAAGGGCGGATCGTTCCTGTGCGCGGACAGCTACTGCCTGCGCTACCGCCCCGCCGCGCGCAGGCCGCAGATGGTGGACACCGGGATGAGCCACATCGGCTTCCGGTGCGTCCGAGCCTAG
- a CDS encoding arylsulfatase, translated as MPNGKPNIVVIWGDDIGITNLSCYSDGVMGYRTPNIDRLAKEGMRFTDSYGEQSCTAGRAAFISGQSVYRTGMSKVGIPGADIGWAAEDPTIAELLKPLGYATGQFGKNHFGDLNKYLPTVHGFDEFYGNLYHLNAEEEPEQYDYPHEDRYPRLYNLAKPRGVLKCKATDDVSGEPDDPKYGPVGKQTIEDTGPLNTKRMETIDDDIAEATVDYIKRQHEADTPFFVWCNFTHMHLYTHVKPESRGQAGLWQSEYHDAMIDHDRNVGTVLDAIDELGIADDTIVIYSTDNGPHRNTWPDAGTTPFRSEKDTNWEGAFRVPELVRWPGKIEAGAVSNEIIQHHDWLPTLLAAAGDPDISEKLKKGHKAGADGNTEYKVHIDGFNLLPYLTGEVDESPRRGFFYFSDDGDLVAMRFENWKIVFMEQRCPGTLRIWAEPFTSLRVPKLFNLRTDPFEYADITSNTYYEWLLRHDYFVFYATAMATKFLETFKEFRPRHAPASFSVDQAVEKLHEYLAKD; from the coding sequence ATGCCCAACGGAAAGCCGAACATCGTGGTCATCTGGGGCGATGACATCGGCATCACCAACCTGAGTTGTTACAGCGACGGCGTCATGGGCTATCGCACCCCGAACATCGACCGGCTCGCCAAAGAGGGCATGCGATTCACCGATTCCTACGGTGAGCAAAGCTGCACCGCGGGCCGGGCCGCCTTCATCAGTGGTCAAAGCGTGTATCGCACCGGAATGAGCAAGGTCGGTATCCCTGGCGCTGACATCGGTTGGGCTGCGGAGGATCCGACCATCGCCGAGTTGCTCAAACCGCTGGGCTACGCCACCGGCCAGTTCGGCAAGAACCACTTCGGCGACCTCAACAAGTACCTGCCGACGGTGCACGGCTTCGACGAGTTCTACGGCAACCTGTACCACCTCAACGCCGAGGAGGAGCCCGAGCAGTACGACTACCCGCACGAGGATCGCTACCCCCGGCTGTACAACCTCGCCAAGCCCCGCGGTGTGTTGAAGTGCAAGGCCACCGACGACGTCTCCGGTGAACCCGACGACCCGAAGTACGGGCCCGTCGGCAAGCAGACCATTGAGGACACCGGGCCGCTGAACACCAAGCGGATGGAGACCATCGACGACGACATCGCCGAGGCCACCGTCGACTACATCAAGCGCCAGCACGAGGCGGACACCCCGTTCTTCGTGTGGTGCAACTTCACCCACATGCACCTCTATACCCACGTCAAACCGGAGAGCCGGGGACAGGCCGGCCTGTGGCAGTCCGAGTACCACGACGCGATGATCGATCACGACCGCAACGTCGGCACCGTCCTCGATGCCATCGACGAGCTCGGCATCGCCGACGACACCATCGTCATCTACTCCACCGACAACGGACCCCACCGGAACACCTGGCCCGACGCCGGCACCACCCCGTTTCGAAGTGAGAAGGACACCAACTGGGAGGGTGCGTTCCGCGTGCCGGAACTGGTCCGCTGGCCCGGCAAGATCGAGGCCGGCGCCGTCTCGAACGAGATCATCCAGCATCACGACTGGCTGCCGACCCTCCTGGCCGCCGCGGGTGACCCGGACATCAGCGAGAAGCTGAAGAAGGGCCATAAGGCCGGCGCCGACGGGAACACTGAGTACAAGGTGCACATTGACGGTTTCAACCTGCTCCCCTACCTGACTGGTGAGGTAGACGAGAGCCCGCGGCGTGGCTTCTTCTACTTCTCCGATGACGGTGACCTGGTCGCCATGCGTTTCGAGAACTGGAAGATCGTCTTCATGGAGCAGCGCTGCCCGGGCACGCTAAGGATTTGGGCCGAGCCGTTCACCTCGCTCCGGGTGCCGAAGCTGTTCAACCTGCGTACCGATCCGTTCGAGTACGCCGACATCACGTCGAACACCTATTACGAGTGGCTGCTGCGACACGACTACTTCGTCTTCTATGCCACCGCCATGGCGACCAAGTTCCTGGAGACGTTCAAGGAGTTCCGCCCGCGGCACGCACCGGCCAGTTTCAGCGTCGACCAGGCGGTCGAGAAGCTGCACGAGTACCTTGCAAAGGACTGA
- a CDS encoding SulP family inorganic anion transporter has protein sequence MRLKLGKPTFRDAVAGLVTGLFSIPEGMAYASIGGFNPVAGLYSGVVSTIVGSMFARTVLMVTTLTSALALSSRSVLTDAGLDPSDPANVAALAIVVGVVMLVLGLLKFGSIMNFVSNAVMTGFTAGIALQIIAGVIGDATGYRPDSHNTIGKFIDAFAHIGSWEVGPCLVAVATVAVWAVFHFIKPLEAFAILIALVVVTLGVALLGVQVETVSDIASIPNALPPFSVPNFAAMPELLVGGLAVALVGLAQAAGISAAVPNPDRSRPSTSGDFVAQGAANVAGGLFGALPTGGSLSRTGVAVSAGAQTRWAGIFAGLWLAALVLVAGSLAERIPMPVIGGLILVIGAELVMGRWADIKLVVRTAPLSAVAMLVTFAATTQLPLHTAILIGALTSLVLYCAKASQAAELIALSRTDGDWWVVPVPDAVANDAVTVLQYSGVGLFAEVPRIDEDWPRVESSNNAVVVLGMHTLPDVPSSKVIKALRRWAEDLAANGGRLIIAGVSPATAKVFEHAGLVELLGADGMVLATDRLFEATEEAVRRGEVWIAARRNPPPT, from the coding sequence ATGAGGCTCAAGCTGGGCAAGCCGACGTTCCGTGATGCCGTTGCCGGACTGGTGACGGGCCTGTTCTCGATCCCAGAAGGCATGGCGTACGCCAGCATCGGCGGGTTCAACCCCGTGGCCGGCCTCTACTCCGGCGTCGTGTCCACGATTGTCGGCTCGATGTTCGCCCGCACCGTGCTCATGGTCACCACCTTGACCAGCGCCCTGGCACTGTCATCGCGCAGTGTGCTGACGGACGCCGGCCTCGATCCGTCCGACCCCGCCAACGTCGCCGCATTGGCCATCGTCGTGGGTGTCGTGATGCTGGTGCTGGGTCTGTTGAAGTTCGGATCGATCATGAACTTCGTCTCGAACGCGGTGATGACCGGGTTCACCGCCGGTATCGCGCTGCAGATCATCGCCGGCGTGATCGGTGACGCCACCGGGTACCGACCGGACAGTCACAACACCATCGGCAAGTTCATCGACGCCTTCGCGCACATCGGTTCCTGGGAGGTCGGCCCCTGTCTGGTCGCGGTGGCGACGGTCGCGGTGTGGGCGGTGTTTCACTTCATCAAACCGCTTGAGGCCTTCGCGATCCTGATTGCGCTCGTCGTCGTGACGCTGGGCGTCGCGCTTCTCGGGGTGCAGGTGGAGACGGTCAGCGATATCGCGTCCATTCCCAATGCGCTTCCGCCGTTCTCGGTGCCGAACTTCGCGGCGATGCCCGAGCTGCTAGTCGGGGGACTGGCGGTCGCGCTCGTCGGGCTGGCGCAGGCGGCCGGTATCTCGGCTGCCGTGCCAAACCCAGATCGGAGCCGCCCGAGCACATCTGGTGACTTCGTCGCGCAGGGGGCGGCCAACGTTGCAGGCGGATTGTTCGGCGCGTTACCCACCGGCGGATCGCTTTCGCGTACCGGCGTCGCGGTCTCTGCGGGGGCTCAGACGCGTTGGGCGGGGATATTCGCCGGGCTGTGGCTGGCGGCCCTGGTGCTGGTCGCGGGGTCGCTGGCGGAACGGATCCCGATGCCGGTCATCGGCGGGCTCATTCTCGTGATCGGCGCTGAGCTGGTCATGGGTCGGTGGGCCGACATCAAACTGGTGGTGCGTACCGCTCCGCTGTCCGCCGTCGCGATGCTGGTCACATTCGCGGCCACGACACAGCTGCCGTTGCACACTGCGATCCTGATCGGTGCGCTCACCTCGCTTGTGCTGTACTGCGCCAAGGCTTCGCAGGCAGCGGAGCTGATCGCCCTTTCGCGGACCGACGGCGACTGGTGGGTGGTCCCGGTGCCAGACGCCGTCGCGAACGACGCTGTGACGGTGTTGCAGTACTCGGGTGTGGGGCTCTTCGCCGAGGTGCCCCGGATCGACGAGGACTGGCCCCGAGTCGAGAGCTCCAACAACGCCGTCGTGGTGCTGGGGATGCACACGCTGCCCGATGTGCCCTCGTCGAAGGTGATCAAGGCATTGAGGCGGTGGGCCGAGGACCTTGCGGCCAACGGCGGCAGGCTGATCATCGCGGGAGTCAGCCCCGCGACGGCGAAGGTGTTCGAACACGCCGGCCTGGTCGAACTATTGGGAGCCGATGGCATGGTGCTGGCCACAGACCGGTTGTTCGAGGCCACAGAGGAAGCCGTGCGACGGGGTGAGGTATGGATCGCCGCACGCCGCAATCCGCCCCCGACCTAG
- a CDS encoding AI-2E family transporter: MKTEFTASQKRALAIATGVAIAFGAYFLRSFFMVIVVAAVAAYLFHPLFMWLGKRMGKGLSVTLTVLAALFALIIPLSLLVLLAVVQISAMIRSVSDWVSRTDLSSLGDRTLKLVNDTVDKVPFLSDFDVTPAMIQERMTTVAQHVGEWALGFLQGAAGGLAGALTAAVLFIYVFISLLSNHDNVQTLIRKLNPLGEDVTDLYLEKMGAMVRGAVFGQFVIALAQGLAGAVSIYIAGFHEGFFIFAIMLTALSIIPLGGGIVSIPFGIGMVLFGNVWGGLFVVVWHLLVVTNIDNVLRPILVPRQARLDSALMLLAVFAGITMFGFLGIIIGPVLMIVIVTTVTVYLAVYKGVPITDLDDEADDDDKPGLLARLVAWARARLGSDRQRDTLQTKQADVEAEAEATPASSD; this comes from the coding sequence ATGAAGACCGAGTTCACCGCGTCGCAGAAGCGGGCACTGGCGATCGCCACCGGCGTCGCCATCGCGTTCGGTGCGTACTTCCTGCGCAGCTTCTTCATGGTCATCGTCGTGGCAGCCGTCGCGGCATACCTGTTCCACCCGCTGTTCATGTGGCTCGGCAAGCGGATGGGCAAGGGCCTGTCAGTGACGCTGACTGTGCTGGCGGCGCTCTTCGCGCTCATCATTCCCCTCAGCCTGCTGGTGCTCCTGGCGGTGGTGCAGATCAGCGCGATGATCCGCAGCGTCTCTGACTGGGTGTCCCGGACCGACCTCAGTTCGCTGGGCGACCGGACACTGAAACTCGTCAACGACACGGTGGACAAGGTCCCGTTCCTGAGCGACTTCGACGTCACCCCGGCGATGATTCAGGAGCGGATGACCACCGTCGCGCAGCACGTCGGCGAATGGGCCCTGGGTTTCCTGCAGGGCGCGGCGGGTGGTCTGGCGGGCGCGCTGACAGCAGCCGTCCTCTTCATCTACGTGTTCATCTCGCTGCTGTCCAACCACGACAACGTGCAGACGCTGATCCGCAAGCTCAATCCGCTCGGCGAGGACGTCACCGACCTCTACCTGGAGAAGATGGGCGCCATGGTGCGGGGTGCCGTGTTCGGCCAGTTCGTCATCGCCCTGGCACAGGGCCTGGCCGGTGCGGTGTCGATCTACATCGCGGGTTTTCACGAGGGGTTCTTCATCTTCGCGATCATGCTGACCGCGCTGTCGATCATTCCCCTCGGCGGTGGCATCGTGAGCATCCCGTTCGGCATCGGAATGGTCCTGTTCGGCAACGTGTGGGGCGGCCTGTTCGTCGTCGTGTGGCACCTGCTCGTGGTCACGAACATCGACAATGTGCTGCGACCGATCCTGGTGCCGCGTCAGGCCCGCCTGGACTCCGCGCTGATGCTGCTGGCGGTGTTCGCAGGCATCACCATGTTCGGCTTCCTCGGGATCATCATCGGGCCGGTCCTGATGATCGTCATCGTCACCACGGTCACCGTGTACCTCGCGGTGTACAAGGGCGTACCGATCACCGATCTCGACGACGAGGCCGACGACGACGACAAGCCCGGCCTGCTGGCCAGGCTGGTTGCGTGGGCCCGCGCCCGCCTGGGCTCAGACCGCCAGCGCGACACGCTTCAGACCAAGCAGGCCGACGTTGAGGCCGAGGCCGAGGCAACGCCGGCCAGTTCGGACTGA